From Peromyscus maniculatus bairdii isolate BWxNUB_F1_BW_parent chromosome 8, HU_Pman_BW_mat_3.1, whole genome shotgun sequence, a single genomic window includes:
- the LOC143274428 gene encoding olfactory receptor 1f45-like, with the protein MRGSNQSSVSEFLLLGLSRQPQQQQQLLFLLFLIMYLATVLGNLLIILAIGTDSRLHTPMYFFLSNLSFVDVCFSSTTVPKVLAIHVLRNQAISFSGCLTQLYFLCVFANMDDFLLAVMAYDRYVAICHPLHYTTKMTHQLCVLMVVGSWVVSSLNALLHTLLMARLSFCADNIIPHFFCEVTPLLKLSCSDTHLNELMILYVAGLLMIAPFVCILVSYVLITCAILRVSSARGRWKAFSTCSSHLAVVGLFYGTIISLYFNPSSSHSAGSDMAAAMMYTVVTPMLNPFIYSLRNKDMKGALRKVLTMKYLSAQ; encoded by the coding sequence ATGAGAGGCAGCAACCAGTCCAGCGTCTCCGAGTTCCTCCTCCTGGGACTCTCCaggcagccccagcagcagcagcagctcctcttcctgctcttcctcatcATGTACCTGGCCACTGTCCTGGGAAACCTGCTCATCATCCTGGCCATCGGCACAGACTCCCGCCtgcacacccccatgtacttcttcctcagtaACCTGTCCTTTGTGGATGTCTGCTTCTCATCCACCACTGTCCCCAAGGTGCTGGCCATTCATGTACTCAGGAATCAGGCCATTTCCTTCTCTGGGTGTCTCACACAGCTGtactttctttgtgtgtttgctaACATGGATGATTTCCTGCTGGctgtgatggcctatgaccggTATGTGGCCATATGCCACCCCTTACACTACACAACAAAGATGACCCATCAGCTCTGTGTCCTCATGGTGGTTGGGTCATGGGTTGTATCCAGCTTGAATGCTCTGTTGCACACCCTGCTCATGGCTAGACTCTCATTCTGTGCAGACAACATCATCCCCCACTTCTTCTGTGAAGTGACCCCCCTCCTGAAACTCTCCTGCTCAGACACACACCTCAATGAGCTGATGATTCTCTATGTTGCAGGGCTGTTAATGATAGCTCCGTTTGTTTGCATCCTTGTGTCTTATGTCCTTATTACTTGTGCTATCCTGAGAGTCTCATCCGCGAGGGGAAGATGgaaagccttctccacctgcagCTCCCACCTGGCTGTGGTCGGCCTCTTCTATGGCACCATCATATCCCTGTATTTCAACCCTTCCTCCTCTCACTCAGCTGGGAGTGACATGGCAGCTGCCATGATGTACACAGTGGTGACCCCCATGCTGAACCCTttcatctacagcctgaggaacaagGACATGAAAGGAGCTTTAAGGAAAGTGCTTACCATGAAATATTTATCTGCTCAATAA